CTTTTTTGAAATGAAAATCTACCACGAAAAAGATGCGGATGCGCGCATTCTGAAGGGCAAAACCATCGCCGTCATCGGCTACGGTGCCCAAGGTCGCGCCCAAGCACGCATGCTCCACGACTCGAAAGTCGCAGTCGTCGTCGGCGTGCGAGCAGGTGGTCCCTCCGCCAAGCTCGCGAAACAGGACGGACTGAAAGTCGCCTCCATTGCCGACGCGGCGGCGCAAGCGGACATCATCCACATCTTGATTCCGGATGAAATTCAGAAAACGGTTTACGAGAAAGACATCCGACAATTCGTCACGGCGGGCAAGACTCTGAGCTTCAGCCACGGGTTCAACATTGTCTTCAAGAGAATCGTCCCCCCGAAGAATGTGAATGTCATCATGGTCGCGCCGAAATGTCCGGGTACAGAAGAGCGCAAATGCTACCTCGAAGGCTTCGGCGTCCCTGCGCTAATCTCGGTGCACCAGGACGCGACGAAAGACGCGAAAAAAATCGCGCTCGCCATGGCGAAAGAAATGTACTTCACCAAAGCCGGCGTGATTGAAGCGACTTTCGCGCAGGAAACTTACGAAGACCTTTTCGGCGAGCAGACTGTCCTCTGCGGCGGCGCGGCGGAATTAATTAAAGCCGGGTTCGAGACGCTGACCGAGGCGGGCTACCCACCGGAATTCGCCTACTTCGAGTGTCTGCACGAAATGAAGCTAATTGTGGACT
This window of the Patescibacteria group bacterium genome carries:
- the ilvC gene encoding ketol-acid reductoisomerase, yielding MKIYHEKDADARILKGKTIAVIGYGAQGRAQARMLHDSKVAVVVGVRAGGPSAKLAKQDGLKVASIADAAAQADIIHILIPDEIQKTVYEKDIRQFVTAGKTLSFSHGFNIVFKRIVPPKNVNVIMVAPKCPGTEERKCYLEGFGVPALISVHQDATKDAKKIALAMAKEMYFTKAGVIEATFAQETYEDLFGEQTVLCGGAAELIKAGFETLTEAGYPPEFAYFECLHEMKLIVDLIYEGGLGRMYDVVSNTAEFGGRLVGPKIIDAGTKKRMKAALKDVESGKFAKVWMKEYADGMPNMKKWRAAEKKHPIEVTGAKIRKLFEKKK